One window from the genome of Pelodictyon luteolum DSM 273 encodes:
- a CDS encoding slipin family protein gives MLTFNFLTILILVAAFLASSIKIMREYERAVVFRLGRLLGPKGPGLIILIPGIDKMVRVDLRTVTLDVPPQDIITRDNVSVKVSAVVYFRVLDPVKAIIDVEDFHFATSQLAQTTLRSVCGQGELDNLLAERDEINTRIQSILDKDTEPWGVKVSKVEVKEIDLPEEMRRAMAKQAEAERERRSKIINAEGEFQAAQRLADAAMVISSAPSALQLRYLQTLKDIAQENNSTTVFPIPIDLFSVFLNKS, from the coding sequence ATGCTTACTTTCAATTTTCTCACCATACTGATCCTCGTTGCGGCCTTTCTGGCCTCTTCGATCAAGATCATGCGCGAATACGAACGGGCCGTCGTGTTCCGCCTCGGCAGGCTGCTCGGTCCCAAAGGTCCGGGGCTCATCATCCTCATCCCGGGCATCGACAAGATGGTGCGGGTGGACCTCCGCACCGTCACACTCGATGTCCCCCCGCAGGACATCATCACCCGCGACAACGTGTCGGTGAAGGTAAGTGCGGTGGTCTACTTCAGGGTGCTCGACCCGGTAAAGGCCATTATCGATGTCGAGGATTTCCATTTCGCGACCTCGCAGCTTGCCCAGACCACCCTCCGGAGTGTCTGTGGACAGGGAGAGCTTGATAATCTCCTGGCCGAGCGCGATGAAATCAATACCCGGATCCAGTCCATTCTCGACAAGGACACCGAGCCCTGGGGTGTGAAGGTGAGCAAGGTGGAGGTGAAGGAGATTGACCTTCCCGAAGAGATGCGTCGCGCCATGGCCAAGCAGGCCGAGGCGGAGCGTGAGCGCCGTTCGAAGATCATCAACGCCGAGGGTGAGTTCCAGGCCGCCCAGCGTCTGGCTGACGCTGCCATGGTCATCTCCTCTGCTCCTTCGGCCCTGCAGCTGCGCTACCTGCAGACCCTGAAGGACATCGCCCAGGAGAACAACTCGACGACCGTTTTCCCGATCCCGATCGATCTCTTCTCTGTCTTCCTGAACAAGTCCTGA